Genomic DNA from Candidatus Nitronereus thalassa:
AGAACATCACGTCTCTTGTAGTATCTAATTCACATGATTTCTATTCCTGCTCATATTTGGGATGACATGATTTCCCATGCTCGCTCCCTGGACCCACATGAATGCTGCGGAGTGCTTGCCGGCAAAGATGGGGAGATCTCCGAGCAATACCGCATCACCAATATCTTAGCCACGATGTCCGAAGAAGAGCTGGCCACATTTTTCGAAAAAGGTAAGCTTTCAGATCTCAAGAACCTTTCTCCTGAACAACGCGCAGATATTGCCTTCATCATGGATATGGGAGATTTCTCTGCGGCCGTCAAAGACATCC
This window encodes:
- a CDS encoding M67 family metallopeptidase, which gives rise to MISIPAHIWDDMISHARSLDPHECCGVLAGKDGEISEQYRITNILATMSEEELATFFEKGKLSDLKNLSPEQRADIAFIMDMGDFSAAVKDIRQKEFTLPIFYHSHTSSPARPSDTDIQKAMDFEDMRDKLNFPEPLHLIISLEDKANPVLRAYRIQNSLSSEVAIQKK